One Kitasatospora sp. NBC_01266 genomic window carries:
- the ftsY gene encoding signal recognition particle-docking protein FtsY, translated as MEYVILAVVIAVIAVGAVAGLVVSGRRRKELPPVQRPTTIEPKTPSEPQVGDEAAAPSQAPVQTVEEVELPEAAETVEAEQAVEAPAIEVPEPTAGRLVRLRSRLSRSQNSLGKGLLTLLSRDRLDEDTWEEIEETLLTADVGVAPTQELVERLRTRVKVLGTRTPAELRALLHEELVALIGTEADRSLKTAKHEDGRPAVVLVVGVNGVGKTTTSGKLGRVLVADGRTVVLGAADTFRAAAADQLQTWGERVGARTVRGPEGGDPASVAFDAVKEGIAEGADTVLIDTAGRLHTKTGLMDELGKVKRVVEKHGPVDEVLLVLDATTGQNGLVQARVFAEVVDITGIVLTKLDGTAKGGIVVAVQRDLGVPVKLIGLGEGADDLAPFEPGAFVDALIGD; from the coding sequence ATGGAATACGTGATCCTTGCCGTAGTCATCGCCGTGATCGCCGTTGGTGCGGTCGCCGGCCTCGTCGTCAGCGGCAGACGACGTAAGGAACTGCCCCCGGTCCAGCGGCCGACCACCATCGAGCCGAAGACCCCGAGCGAGCCGCAGGTCGGTGACGAGGCGGCGGCGCCGAGCCAGGCGCCGGTGCAGACCGTCGAGGAGGTCGAACTCCCCGAGGCGGCCGAGACCGTCGAGGCCGAGCAGGCCGTCGAGGCGCCCGCCATCGAGGTGCCCGAGCCGACCGCGGGCCGGCTGGTGCGGCTGCGCTCGCGGCTGTCGCGCTCGCAGAACTCGCTCGGCAAGGGCCTGCTGACCCTGCTCTCCCGGGACCGGCTGGACGAGGACACCTGGGAGGAGATCGAGGAGACCCTGCTCACCGCCGACGTCGGCGTGGCTCCGACCCAGGAGCTGGTCGAGCGGCTGCGCACCCGGGTCAAGGTGCTCGGCACCCGCACCCCGGCCGAGCTGCGCGCGCTGCTGCACGAGGAGCTGGTCGCGCTGATCGGCACCGAGGCCGACCGCTCGCTGAAGACCGCCAAGCACGAGGACGGCCGCCCGGCGGTGGTGCTGGTGGTCGGCGTCAACGGAGTCGGCAAGACCACCACCTCCGGCAAGCTCGGCCGGGTGCTGGTGGCCGACGGCCGCACGGTGGTGCTCGGCGCCGCCGACACCTTCCGCGCCGCCGCGGCCGACCAGTTGCAGACCTGGGGCGAGCGGGTCGGGGCGCGCACCGTGCGCGGGCCCGAGGGCGGCGACCCGGCCTCGGTCGCGTTCGACGCGGTCAAGGAGGGCATCGCCGAGGGCGCCGACACCGTGCTGATCGACACCGCGGGCCGGCTGCACACCAAGACCGGCCTGATGGACGAGCTGGGCAAGGTCAAGCGGGTGGTCGAGAAGCACGGCCCGGTGGACGAGGTGCTGCTGGTGCTGGACGCCACCACCGGGCAGAACGGTCTGGTGCAGGCCCGGGTCTTCGCCGAGGTGGTGGACATCACCGGCATCGTGCTGACCAAGCTGGACGGCACCGCCAAGGGCGGCATCGTGGTCGCGGTGCAGCGTGATCTGGGCGTGCCGGTCAAGCTGATCGGCCTGGGTGAGGGTGCCGACGACCTGGCGCCGTTCGAGCCGGGCGCGTTCGTCGACGCGCTGATCGGAGACTGA
- a CDS encoding bifunctional DNA primase/polymerase, giving the protein MDNLFGDLRFGSRRRTRATAYMAAAEYAGRWGWTVALGGSPVRTGSSARPRLGGGCACGRPHCAAPGLHPPHGVPVRELPAGASAHEARALWDGDPQASVLLPAGRGFDVLDVPEPAGLRALVRLERMGTQVGPVLAAPTGRLLFFVACGTAEKLPDLLYRMGWDDAALDLGCHGEGAYLAAPPTVLPGLGQVRWLRHPCRESAARPPEARLLLGTLAYACHRGRERAAVQPMLSPAWLAS; this is encoded by the coding sequence ATGGACAACCTGTTCGGCGATCTGAGGTTCGGCTCGCGCCGCCGCACCCGCGCCACCGCGTACATGGCAGCGGCCGAGTACGCCGGGCGCTGGGGCTGGACGGTCGCCCTCGGCGGCTCGCCGGTCCGGACCGGGTCGAGTGCCCGGCCGCGGCTTGGCGGCGGTTGCGCCTGCGGTCGGCCGCACTGCGCGGCTCCGGGACTGCACCCGCCGCACGGCGTCCCGGTCCGCGAACTACCGGCCGGCGCGAGCGCGCACGAGGCACGGGCGCTCTGGGACGGCGATCCGCAGGCCAGCGTGCTGCTGCCGGCCGGGCGCGGCTTCGACGTACTGGACGTGCCCGAGCCGGCCGGGCTGCGGGCCCTGGTCCGGCTGGAGCGGATGGGCACCCAGGTGGGCCCGGTGCTCGCCGCGCCCACCGGCCGGCTGCTCTTCTTCGTGGCCTGCGGCACCGCCGAGAAACTGCCCGACCTGCTCTACCGGATGGGCTGGGACGACGCCGCGCTCGACCTCGGCTGCCACGGCGAGGGTGCCTATCTGGCCGCGCCGCCCACCGTGCTGCCCGGCCTGGGACAGGTGCGCTGGCTGCGCCACCCCTGCCGGGAGAGCGCGGCCCGCCCGCCGGAGGCCCGGCTGCTGCTCGGCACCCTCGCCTACGCGTGCCACCGCGGGCGGGAGCGGGCGGCGGTCCAGCCGATGCTGTCGCCAGCCTGGCTGGCTTCCTGA
- a CDS encoding ammonium transporter codes for MPDGFSAGDTAFVLISAALVMLMTPGLAFFYGGMVRVKSTLNMLVMSFISLAIVSVLWVLYGYTLSFGKDAGAGLIGNLDHLGMRGIGLNDLNGSIPVTAFAAFQLMFAVITPALISGAIADRAKFTAWSLFVALWVTVVYFPVAHWVFFTDNGHGGWLVDHLGVIDFAGGTAVHINAGVAGFALCLVLGKRVGFKKDPMRPHSLPLVMLGSGLLWFGWFGFNAGSALAANGVAGMAFMNTQVATAAAMLGWLAYEKLKHGAFTSLGAASGAVAGLVAITPACGSVSMLGAIAIGLIAGAVCAAAISLKYRLGFDDSLDVVGVHAVGGAIGSVLIGLFATGHVGQSAKGLFYGGGLDQLGKQVIGVVVVAVYSFVLSWLLGQAIQKTIGFRVTEEVEVAGIDQAEHAESAYDFSTVGASLTRALGTPAAARPAEQVAAGASVGNPAGKSAENKSDKTEVDAR; via the coding sequence ATGCCGGACGGCTTCAGCGCGGGCGATACCGCCTTCGTGCTCATCAGTGCGGCCCTGGTCATGTTGATGACCCCGGGCCTGGCCTTCTTCTACGGCGGCATGGTGAGGGTCAAGAGCACCCTCAACATGCTGGTCATGAGCTTCATCTCGCTGGCCATCGTCAGCGTGCTCTGGGTGCTCTACGGCTACACCCTCAGCTTCGGCAAGGACGCGGGCGCCGGCCTGATCGGCAACCTCGACCACCTCGGGATGCGCGGCATCGGCCTGAACGACCTGAACGGTTCGATCCCGGTCACCGCCTTCGCGGCCTTCCAGCTGATGTTCGCGGTGATCACCCCGGCGCTGATCAGCGGCGCGATCGCGGACCGGGCCAAGTTCACCGCCTGGTCGCTGTTCGTCGCGCTCTGGGTGACGGTCGTCTACTTCCCGGTCGCGCACTGGGTCTTCTTCACCGACAACGGGCACGGCGGCTGGCTGGTCGACCACCTGGGCGTGATCGACTTCGCCGGCGGCACCGCCGTGCACATCAACGCCGGGGTCGCCGGGTTCGCGCTCTGCCTGGTGCTGGGCAAGCGGGTCGGCTTCAAGAAGGACCCGATGCGCCCGCACAGCCTGCCGCTGGTGATGCTCGGCTCCGGCCTGCTCTGGTTCGGCTGGTTCGGCTTCAACGCCGGCTCGGCGCTGGCCGCCAACGGCGTGGCCGGTATGGCCTTCATGAACACCCAGGTCGCCACCGCCGCCGCGATGCTCGGCTGGCTGGCCTACGAGAAGCTGAAGCACGGCGCCTTCACCTCGCTCGGTGCCGCCTCCGGCGCGGTGGCGGGCCTGGTCGCCATCACCCCGGCCTGCGGCTCGGTCTCGATGCTCGGGGCGATCGCCATCGGCCTGATCGCCGGCGCCGTCTGCGCGGCGGCGATCAGCCTCAAGTACCGGCTCGGCTTCGACGACTCGCTCGACGTGGTGGGCGTGCACGCGGTCGGCGGGGCGATCGGCTCGGTGCTGATCGGCCTCTTCGCCACCGGCCACGTCGGCCAGAGCGCCAAGGGCCTGTTCTACGGCGGCGGTCTCGACCAGCTCGGCAAGCAGGTGATCGGCGTGGTCGTGGTCGCGGTCTACTCCTTCGTGCTTTCCTGGCTGCTCGGCCAGGCGATCCAGAAGACGATCGGCTTCCGGGTCACCGAGGAGGTCGAGGTGGCCGGCATCGACCAGGCCGAACACGCTGAGAGCGCCTACGACTTCAGCACGGTGGGGGCTAGCCTGACCCGTGCGCTGGGCACCCCCGCGGCCGCCCGGCCGGCCGAGCAGGTGGCCGCCGGGGCGTCGGTCGGGAATCCGGCCGGGAAGTCCGCCGAGAACAAGTCCGACAAGACCGAGGTCGATGCCCGATGA
- the ffh gene encoding signal recognition particle protein, translated as MFDTLSDRLAATFKNLRGKGRLSEADIDATAREIRIALLEADVALPVVRAFIKQVKERALGSEVSGALNPAQQIIKIVNEELINILGGETRRLRFAKTGPTVIMLAGLQGAGKTTLAGKLGHWLKQQKHTPLLVACDLQRPNAVTQLSVVADRAQVAFYGPEPGNGVGDPVKVARDSIEYAKQKQYDVVIVDTAGRLGIDAELMQQAADIRAAINPDEVLFTVDAMIGQDAVTTAQAFLEGVDFTGVVLSKLDGDARGGAALSVAHVTGRQIMFASNGEKVDDFDAFHPDRMASRILGMGDMLSLIEKAEQTFSQAEAEKMAAKLQGGGKDFTLDDFLSQLEQVQKMGSISKLLGMLPGMGQIRDQINNIDDKDVNRVGAIIKSMTPAERTDPKIINGSRRLRIAKGSGVGVGEVSNLVERFFDARKMMTAMASGKGIPGMPGIPGMGGGGKKSGKKAPAAKGRKKSGNPLKRAQEEAAAAERRALGPGAGAPEPTQGGAFGLGAGKGPSDFELPKEFKDLL; from the coding sequence GTGTTCGACACTCTTTCCGACCGCCTCGCAGCGACGTTCAAGAACCTCCGGGGCAAGGGCCGCCTCAGCGAGGCGGACATCGACGCCACCGCCCGGGAGATCCGGATCGCCCTGCTGGAGGCGGATGTCGCGCTGCCTGTGGTGCGGGCCTTCATCAAGCAGGTCAAGGAGCGCGCGCTCGGCTCCGAGGTCTCCGGTGCGCTGAACCCGGCGCAGCAGATCATCAAGATCGTCAACGAGGAGCTCATCAACATCCTCGGTGGCGAGACCCGTCGGCTGCGGTTCGCCAAGACCGGTCCGACCGTGATCATGCTGGCCGGTCTGCAGGGTGCCGGTAAGACCACGCTGGCCGGGAAGCTCGGCCACTGGCTGAAGCAGCAGAAGCACACCCCGCTGCTGGTCGCCTGCGACCTGCAGCGCCCCAACGCGGTCACCCAGCTCTCGGTGGTGGCCGACCGGGCCCAGGTGGCGTTCTACGGCCCCGAGCCGGGCAACGGGGTCGGCGACCCGGTCAAGGTGGCCCGCGACTCGATCGAGTACGCCAAGCAGAAGCAGTACGACGTCGTCATCGTCGACACCGCCGGTCGCCTGGGCATCGACGCCGAGCTGATGCAGCAGGCCGCCGACATCCGGGCCGCGATCAACCCCGACGAGGTCCTGTTCACGGTCGACGCGATGATCGGCCAGGACGCGGTCACCACCGCGCAGGCCTTCCTCGAGGGCGTCGACTTCACCGGTGTGGTGCTCTCCAAGCTGGACGGCGACGCCCGCGGTGGTGCGGCCCTGTCGGTCGCGCACGTCACCGGCCGGCAGATCATGTTCGCCTCCAACGGCGAGAAGGTCGACGACTTCGACGCCTTCCACCCCGACCGGATGGCCTCGCGCATCCTCGGCATGGGCGACATGCTCTCGCTGATCGAGAAGGCCGAGCAGACCTTCTCGCAGGCCGAGGCCGAGAAGATGGCCGCCAAGCTGCAGGGCGGCGGCAAGGACTTCACGCTCGACGACTTCCTGTCGCAGCTGGAGCAGGTCCAGAAGATGGGCTCGATCTCCAAGCTGCTCGGCATGCTGCCGGGCATGGGCCAGATCCGCGACCAGATCAACAACATCGATGACAAGGACGTCAACCGGGTCGGCGCGATCATCAAGTCGATGACCCCGGCCGAGCGGACCGACCCGAAGATCATCAACGGCTCGCGCCGGCTGCGCATCGCCAAGGGTTCGGGCGTCGGCGTCGGCGAGGTCAGCAACCTGGTCGAGCGCTTCTTCGACGCCCGCAAGATGATGACCGCGATGGCCTCCGGCAAGGGCATCCCGGGCATGCCGGGGATCCCGGGCATGGGCGGCGGCGGCAAGAAGTCGGGCAAGAAGGCGCCCGCTGCCAAGGGCCGCAAGAAGTCCGGCAACCCGCTCAAGCGGGCGCAGGAGGAGGCGGCCGCCGCCGAGCGCCGGGCACTGGGCCCGGGCGCGGGGGCGCCGGAGCCGACCCAGGGCGGTGCCTTCGGGCTCGGCGCGGGCAAGGGCCCGAGCGACTTCGAGCTGCCCAAGGAGTTCAAGGACCTGCTCTGA
- a CDS encoding P-II family nitrogen regulator translates to MKLITAVVKPHQLEPVKEALQSYGVQGLTVTEASGYGRQRGHTEVYRGAEYTVDLVPKVRIEVLVEDADEQDVIDVLVKAARTGRIGDGKVWSVPVDTVVRVRTGERGPDAL, encoded by the coding sequence ATGAAGCTGATCACCGCAGTCGTCAAGCCCCACCAGCTGGAGCCGGTCAAGGAGGCGCTGCAGTCCTACGGGGTCCAGGGCCTGACCGTCACCGAGGCCAGCGGCTATGGCCGCCAGCGCGGTCACACCGAGGTCTACCGGGGCGCCGAGTACACCGTCGACCTGGTGCCGAAGGTCCGGATAGAGGTGCTGGTGGAGGACGCCGACGAGCAGGACGTGATCGACGTCCTGGTCAAGGCCGCCCGCACCGGGCGGATCGGCGACGGCAAGGTCTGGAGTGTCCCGGTGGACACCGTGGTCCGGGTACGGACCGGCGAGCGCGGGCCCGACGCGCTCTGA
- the nsdA gene encoding transcriptional repressor NsdA: protein MAEKQPNEKLTAWFARSGWSKGEFARQVNRQARTLGAHHVSTDTSRVRRWLDGEQPREPIPKIMADLFSERFGSVVSVEDLGLRTVVPVSTVAGGGVDLPWSGPQTVQLISEYSRSDLMLNRRGFLGTSLALTAGAALIEPMQRWLTPGPGGSPTPILAAANGGEPYTGRLSEPELQLLEQTTVMFRQWDAQNGGGLRRKAVVGQLHEVTDLLQETYPVQVTQRLFRLTAELAHLAGWMSYDVGMHPSAQKYYVLALHAAKEAGDRPFGALILTDMSRQMIHLNRGEDALELIHLAQYGSRDTATPRQQALLYAMEARAYSNIGEVNRCARAVRLAEDTFTDAGPIEQDPNWLRFFSKAELYAENAHSFRDLAYHSSRSPRYASMAEPVMATAVDLFRADKENHTRSYAFNLVGMASVHLLRGEPEQAASVAEEAVDIAGKVRSERLNTRVRKTSATASRDYRSVPAVNRLAELVVDQIPEYEAV from the coding sequence ATGGCAGAGAAGCAGCCCAACGAGAAACTGACGGCGTGGTTCGCCCGCAGCGGCTGGTCCAAGGGCGAGTTCGCCAGGCAGGTCAACCGGCAGGCCCGCACGCTGGGTGCGCACCACGTCAGCACCGACACCTCGCGGGTGCGCCGCTGGCTGGACGGCGAGCAGCCGCGGGAGCCGATCCCGAAGATCATGGCGGACCTCTTCTCCGAGCGCTTCGGCTCGGTGGTCTCGGTCGAGGACCTGGGCCTGCGCACCGTCGTCCCCGTCTCCACGGTGGCCGGCGGCGGGGTCGACCTGCCCTGGAGCGGGCCGCAGACGGTGCAGCTGATCAGCGAGTACTCCCGCAGCGACCTGATGCTCAACCGCCGTGGCTTCCTCGGCACTTCGCTGGCGCTGACGGCCGGCGCCGCGCTGATCGAGCCGATGCAGCGCTGGCTCACCCCGGGCCCCGGCGGCTCGCCCACGCCGATCCTGGCGGCGGCCAACGGCGGTGAGCCCTACACCGGCCGGCTCTCCGAGCCGGAGCTGCAGCTACTGGAGCAGACCACCGTGATGTTCCGGCAGTGGGACGCGCAGAACGGCGGCGGCCTGCGCCGCAAGGCGGTGGTCGGCCAGCTGCACGAGGTCACCGACCTGCTGCAGGAGACCTACCCGGTGCAGGTGACCCAGCGGCTCTTCCGGCTCACCGCCGAACTCGCCCACCTGGCCGGCTGGATGTCCTACGACGTGGGCATGCACCCGAGCGCGCAGAAGTACTACGTGCTGGCGCTGCACGCGGCCAAGGAGGCCGGCGACCGCCCGTTCGGCGCGCTGATCCTCACCGACATGAGCCGCCAGATGATCCACCTGAACCGCGGCGAGGACGCCCTGGAGCTGATCCACCTGGCCCAGTACGGCAGCCGGGACACCGCCACCCCGCGCCAGCAGGCGCTGCTCTACGCGATGGAGGCGCGGGCGTACTCCAACATCGGCGAGGTCAACCGCTGCGCCCGCGCGGTCCGGTTGGCCGAGGACACCTTCACCGACGCCGGGCCGATCGAGCAGGACCCCAACTGGCTGCGGTTCTTCTCCAAGGCGGAGCTCTACGCGGAGAACGCGCACTCCTTCCGCGACCTGGCCTACCACTCCTCGCGCAGCCCGCGGTACGCCTCGATGGCCGAGCCGGTGATGGCCACCGCGGTGGACCTGTTCCGTGCGGACAAGGAGAACCACACCCGCTCCTACGCCTTCAACCTGGTCGGCATGGCCAGCGTGCACCTGCTGCGCGGCGAGCCGGAGCAGGCGGCTTCGGTGGCCGAGGAGGCGGTGGACATCGCCGGAAAGGTGCGCTCGGAGCGGCTCAACACCCGGGTCCGCAAGACCTCGGCGACGGCGAGCCGGGACTACCGCTCGGTTCCGGCCGTCAACCGGCTGGCCGAGCTGGTGGTGGATCAGATTCCGGAGTACGAGGCGGTCTGA
- a CDS encoding GNAT family N-acetyltransferase codes for MSRVTIRAPRPSDAVLYAAAVRRSAEHIGRWNPVEPDGLPDLLQRQSPGLRTYLIVNAADAGLVGKCNVSNIVMGRYCNAALGYDSYLPYAGTGRMTEGMRLVLDTCFADQTAGGLGLHRLEINVQPENERSIALARRLGFRHEGFTPRMLFLAGAWRDHERFALTVEEWRPLRASA; via the coding sequence ATGAGTCGTGTGACCATTCGCGCCCCCAGGCCCTCCGATGCCGTGCTGTACGCCGCGGCGGTGCGGCGCTCCGCCGAGCACATCGGGCGCTGGAACCCGGTGGAGCCGGACGGGCTGCCGGACCTGCTGCAGCGTCAGAGCCCCGGGCTGCGCACCTACCTGATCGTCAACGCGGCCGACGCCGGCCTGGTCGGCAAGTGCAACGTCTCCAACATCGTGATGGGCCGCTACTGCAACGCCGCGCTCGGCTATGACAGCTACCTCCCCTACGCGGGCACCGGGCGGATGACCGAGGGCATGCGACTGGTGCTGGACACCTGCTTCGCCGACCAGACCGCCGGCGGCCTCGGGCTGCACCGGCTGGAGATCAACGTGCAGCCGGAGAACGAGCGTTCGATCGCGCTGGCCCGCCGGCTCGGCTTCCGGCACGAGGGGTTCACACCGCGGATGCTCTTCCTGGCGGGGGCCTGGCGCGACCACGAGCGGTTCGCCCTGACGGTGGAGGAGTGGCGCCCGCTGCGGGCGTCCGCCTGA
- a CDS encoding [protein-PII] uridylyltransferase, whose translation MFDYQSARADLFTNPDLAGRERRGALAELTDRWLAALLAAAGGDQGGVALVAVGGYGRGELSPRSDLDVLLLHDTGSVGALADRLWYPVWDSGVGLDHAVRKPAEARAVAAADLKTQLGLLDARHIAGDAELTGALRSAVLADWRAKAPERLPELRALGQERAERHGQLAFLLEPDLKEAAGGLRDVVALDAIAASWLADAPREGLDAAQRRLSDVRDALHLATGRTTERLALQEQDQVAAALGVLDADTLLRQVYQAARTVSYASDVTWRAVDRLLVARRSRGRRPFRFAFGGAGRSGGAQPAARGVVARRPLAEGVVEQDGEAVLAQSARPAADPVLTLRAAAAAAQAGLVVAHATVRRLAAESKPLPVPWPTEAREQLITLLGAGEACLPVWEALEVEGLITRLLPDWERVRCRPQRNAVHTWTVDRHLVETAVRAAALTRRVARPDLLLVAALLHDLGKGWPGDHSQAGEVIVRDVAARMGFDQDDTETLALLVRHHLTLIDTATRRDPNDPATVELIAKVVGTAQHLELLHALTEADATATGPAAWSSWRAALVAALVDRVAVLLAGEPAAEPLGTACAEEERLAVEAARTGEPALTLRAVLVEQDRTAAEPMGVELVLAIPDRPGLLGTVAGVLALNRLTVRSLTLCELDPIGAGPVLLFSWRVAAEFGELPEAARLRADLRRALDGSLDPGRRLAERDAAVPRRPGISTPPPVVTVAPGGASATATVLEVRAHDAPGLLHRIGRALDAARVRVRTAHVSTLGADAVDAFYLTDSAGERLGEAAARTVAEEVQRALC comes from the coding sequence ATGTTTGACTACCAGTCGGCCCGTGCCGACCTGTTCACCAACCCCGACCTGGCCGGCCGCGAACGCCGCGGCGCGCTGGCCGAACTGACGGACCGTTGGCTCGCCGCGCTGCTCGCCGCGGCGGGCGGTGACCAGGGCGGCGTCGCCCTGGTCGCGGTCGGCGGCTACGGACGCGGCGAGCTCTCCCCGCGCAGCGACCTGGACGTGCTGCTGCTGCACGACACGGGCTCGGTCGGCGCGCTGGCCGACCGGCTCTGGTACCCGGTCTGGGACAGCGGGGTGGGCCTGGACCACGCGGTGCGCAAGCCCGCCGAGGCGCGCGCGGTGGCCGCCGCCGACCTCAAGACGCAGCTGGGCCTGCTGGACGCCCGGCACATCGCCGGCGATGCCGAACTGACCGGTGCGCTGCGTTCGGCGGTGCTGGCCGACTGGCGGGCCAAGGCCCCTGAGCGACTGCCCGAGTTGCGCGCGCTCGGCCAGGAACGGGCCGAGCGACACGGCCAGTTGGCCTTCCTGCTGGAGCCCGACCTGAAGGAGGCGGCCGGCGGCCTGCGCGACGTGGTCGCGCTCGACGCGATCGCCGCCTCCTGGCTGGCCGACGCGCCCCGGGAGGGCCTGGACGCCGCCCAGCGCCGGCTCAGCGACGTCCGTGACGCGCTGCACCTGGCCACCGGCCGGACCACCGAGCGGCTCGCGCTGCAGGAGCAGGACCAGGTGGCCGCCGCCCTGGGCGTGCTGGACGCGGACACCCTGCTGCGCCAGGTCTACCAGGCGGCCCGGACCGTCTCCTACGCGAGCGACGTCACCTGGCGGGCGGTCGACCGGCTGCTGGTGGCCCGCCGCTCCCGCGGCCGGCGCCCGTTCCGCTTCGCCTTCGGCGGCGCCGGCCGGTCGGGCGGCGCCCAGCCGGCGGCCCGGGGCGTGGTGGCCCGCCGGCCACTGGCCGAGGGCGTGGTCGAGCAGGACGGTGAGGCGGTGCTCGCGCAGAGCGCCCGCCCGGCCGCCGACCCGGTGCTGACGCTGCGCGCGGCGGCCGCCGCCGCCCAGGCCGGCCTGGTGGTCGCGCACGCCACGGTGCGCCGGCTGGCCGCCGAGAGCAAGCCGCTGCCGGTGCCCTGGCCCACCGAGGCCCGCGAGCAGCTGATCACCCTGCTGGGCGCTGGCGAGGCCTGCCTGCCGGTCTGGGAGGCGCTCGAGGTCGAGGGCCTGATCACCCGGCTGCTGCCGGACTGGGAGCGGGTGCGCTGCCGTCCGCAGCGCAACGCCGTGCACACCTGGACGGTGGACCGGCATCTGGTGGAGACGGCGGTGCGGGCCGCCGCGCTGACCCGCCGGGTGGCCCGCCCCGACCTGCTGCTGGTCGCCGCGCTGCTGCACGACCTCGGCAAGGGCTGGCCGGGCGACCACTCGCAGGCCGGCGAGGTGATCGTGCGGGACGTGGCGGCCCGGATGGGCTTCGACCAGGACGACACCGAGACCCTGGCGCTGCTGGTGCGCCACCACCTGACGCTGATCGACACCGCGACCCGGCGCGACCCGAACGACCCGGCCACCGTCGAGCTGATCGCCAAGGTGGTGGGCACTGCCCAGCACCTGGAACTGCTGCACGCGCTGACCGAGGCGGACGCGACCGCCACCGGCCCGGCCGCCTGGAGCAGCTGGCGGGCCGCCCTGGTGGCCGCCCTGGTCGACCGGGTGGCCGTGCTGCTGGCGGGGGAGCCGGCCGCCGAACCCCTGGGCACGGCCTGCGCCGAGGAGGAGCGGCTCGCGGTGGAGGCGGCCAGGACCGGCGAGCCGGCCCTGACCCTGCGCGCCGTGCTGGTCGAGCAGGACCGCACGGCCGCCGAGCCGATGGGCGTGGAGCTGGTCCTGGCCATCCCGGACCGTCCCGGGCTGCTCGGCACGGTCGCCGGGGTGCTCGCGCTGAACCGGCTCACCGTGCGCTCGCTCACCCTGTGCGAGCTGGACCCGATCGGTGCCGGACCGGTGCTGCTGTTCTCCTGGCGGGTGGCCGCCGAGTTCGGCGAGCTGCCCGAGGCGGCCCGGCTCAGGGCCGACCTGCGCCGGGCGCTGGACGGCTCGCTGGACCCCGGCCGCCGACTGGCCGAGCGCGACGCGGCGGTGCCCAGGCGCCCCGGGATCAGCACCCCGCCCCCGGTGGTCACCGTGGCGCCCGGCGGCGCCTCGGCCACCGCCACCGTGCTGGAGGTGCGCGCGCACGACGCCCCGGGCCTGCTGCACCGGATCGGGCGCGCGCTGGACGCGGCGCGGGTTCGGGTGCGCACCGCGCACGTCAGCACGCTGGGCGCGGACGCGGTGGACGCGTTCTACCTGACGGACAGCGCGGGTGAACGGCTCGGCGAGGCCGCCGCCCGCACGGTGGCCGAGGAGGTGCAGCGGGCGCTCTGCTGA